The Daucus carota subsp. sativus chromosome 2, DH1 v3.0, whole genome shotgun sequence genome includes a window with the following:
- the LOC135150528 gene encoding replication protein A 70 kDa DNA-binding subunit E-like, which translates to MSKTKYDSFKDLRKSKYDWKVQARILHFWRGFSKTKQSFKSFNILLVDSKRVRIHAFVPGTEADELAKLLEVGKVYLIENFTVSDYTSDDKFRCVRKEIQIVFDNQTKITPLEEKAVNIEKHVFDFFDLSDLKSLVNQQTYLADVIGVMEKPKPLAKIKNRHGILQDQIKFRIADGSTIVKVTFWDEFAVRFSAALKHNFQCPIIIIIGSARITEWSNEPTIANASPTSFYLNCDHRNVAEFRKRLSSESFPDMNLDYSTNATLDVYKVQSIKEFKEDQILKEVLCQVKIRKIQNISSWFQVCIFASDDTGAIDIMLEDREVRTVIGKSVFNIIDEGQSKENLPVILKSMENKDYTIKLLIKKENITEDYPIYSAEDIMEGFKIETDSDDESTPHPIEQMQTQPSASSYHLDSLSGISYTSKKREK; encoded by the exons atgtcTAAAACAAAGTACGATAGTTTCAAAGAtttgaggaagagcaagtatGACTGGAAGGTTCAAGCGAGAATACTTCATTTCTGGAGAGGTTTCTCAAAAACCAAGCAATCTTTCAAAAGCTTCAACATTTTACTTGTGGATAGTAAA CGTGTACGAATCCATGCATTTGTACCTGGAACTGAAGCTGATGAGCTTGCTAAACTTCTGGAAGTGGGCAAGGTATACTTGATAGAGAATTTCACAGTAAGTGATTACACCAGCGATGACAAATTCCGATGTGTAAGGAAGGAAATACAAATCGTGTTTGATAATCAAACTAAAATCACACCTTTGGAAGAAAAAGCTGTTAATATTGAGAAGCATGTGTTTGATTTCTTTGATCTGTCTGATCTCAAATCATTGGTAAACCAACAAACTTATCTTGCTG ATGTTATTGGAGTTATGGAAAAACCAAAACCTCTTgctaaaataaaaaacagacaTGGCATCTTGCAAGACCAGATCAAATTTCGAATAGCTGATGGCAG TACAATTGTCAAAGTTACTTTCTGGGATGAGTTTGCAGTTAGATTCTCAGCAGCGTTGAAACATAATTTTCAGTGCCCTATTATCATTATCATTGGAAGTGCTCGAATAACCGAGTGGTCAA ACGAACCTACAATAGCTAATGCTTCTCCTACAAGTTTCTATCTCAATTGTGATCACCGAAACGTTGCTGAGTTCAGGAAAAG GTTGTCTTCCGAATCTTTTCCTGATATGAACCTTGATTATTCAACAAATGCAACTCTTGATGTTTATAAAGTCCAATCTATTAAAGAGTTTAAAGAAGATCAGATTCTG AAGGAGGTTTTATGCCAGgttaaaatcagaaaaatacaaaatattagcTCCTG GTTCCAAGTTTGTATTTTTGCTTCTGATGATACTGGTGCAATTGATATAATGCTTGAAGATCGTGAAGTGCGTACAGTGATTGGAAAATCAGTTTTCAACATAATTGATGAG GGACAAAGCAAGGAAAATCTACCAGTGATACTGAAAAGCATGGAAAACAAGGACTACACCATCAAGTTGCTTATAAAGAAGGAAAACATAACTGAGGATTACCCGATCTATAGTGCCGAAGACATAATGGaaggatttaaaattgaaactgacagtgatgatgaaagTACTCCACATCCAATTGAACAAATGCAAACTCAA CCATCTGCATCAAGCTACCATTTGGATTCTCTATCTGGGATAAGTTACACATCaaagaagagagagaaatga
- the LOC135150179 gene encoding uncharacterized protein LOC135150179 isoform X1 — translation MESCGLQAQKFSHKLTHMDTLSDEMMIPRSFCSKYAHDLHEDMELKLRNGYVLPVKFDHSRGVFKGLLCFFKHFKLNGGELLVFEYFGRYNINVYILGSNLSEIKYPDFKFNMPESPPRLVTLGDGGWRFVWFNSGRQTTINEIQPPEAFLDRCEFSFREPMKYVISNGKKFGCSYCPSSRKFIGLDCVCEMLKNTGTKEIHMLLFKYDVDSVITISAFDKELCEIVYPGTPLSIVEAGGDHPSIGFQFEIHVEEIHMSPECYVVYISPLFKKLCSMWDTFQSIYVYSGNGSWKLDICRRDDYYRSTIEDGWQQLRDGLALEVGDICIFECPVDSLDRFNVRVVKKQ, via the exons ATGGAATCTTGTGGACTTCAGGCTCAAAAATTTTCTCACAAGCTCACCCACATGGACACTTTGTCCGACGAAATG ATGATTCCTCGTTCTTTCTGTTCTAAATATGCTCATGACCTACATGAGGATATGGAATTGAAGCTTCGAAATGGTTATGTTCTTCCAGTTAAATTTGACCACAGTAGAGGTGTTTTTAAGGGTCTTCTATGTTTTTTTAAGCATTTTAAGCTGAATGGTGGTGAATTGCTAGTGTTCGAGTACTTTGGCAGATATAACATCAATGTCTACATTCTGGGTAGTAACTTATCTGAAATCAAATACCCGGATTTTAAGTTTAATATGCCAGAATCTCCACCTCGATTAg TCACTCTTGGCGATGGAGGGTGGAGGTTTGTTTGGTTTAATTCTGGCAGACAAACAACTATAAATGAAATT CAACCTCCAGAGGCATTCTTGGACCGTTGTGAATTTTCTTTCCGTGAACCTATGAAATATGTTATTAGCAATGGGAAGAAGTTTGGTTGTTCGTATTGTCCTTCATCTAGGAAGTTCATAGGATTGGATTGTGTTTGTGAAATGTTAAAAAATACTGGAACCAAGGAAATTCATATGTTGCTGTTTAAGTATGATGTTGATTCTGTTATAACAATCTCGGCTTTTGACAAAGAACTTTGTGAGATTGTTTATCCTGGAACTCCACTTTCTATTG TAGAAGCCGGTGGGGATCATCCATCAATAGGTTTCCAGTTTGAAATTCATGTTGAAGAAATACACATGTCTCCCGAATGTTACGTTGTT TATATTTCTCCTCTATTTAAGAAGCTCTGCAGCATGTGGGACACCTTTCAATCTATATATGTGTATTCTGGAAATGGTTCTTGGAAGCTAGATATTTGCCGGAGGGATGACTATTATCGTTCTACAATAGAAGATGGATGGCAGCAGCTTAGAGATGGTTTGGCCTTGGAAGTAGGGGACATTTGTATTTTTGAATGTCCAGTTGATTCTCTTGATCGTTTTAATGTTCGAGTGGTGAAGAAGCAGTAA
- the LOC135150179 gene encoding uncharacterized protein LOC135150179 isoform X2 has translation MESCGLQAQKFSHKLTHMDTLSDEMMIPRSFCSKYAHDLHEDMELKLRNGYVLPVKFDHSRGVFKGLLCFFKHFKLNGGELLVFEYFGRYNINVYILGSNLSEIKYPDFKFNMPESPPRLVTLGDGGWRFVWFNSGRQTTINEIQPPEAFLDRCEFSFREPMKYVISNGKKFGCSYCPSSRKFIGLDCVCEMLKNTGTKEIHMLLFKYDVDSVITISAFDKELCEIVYPGTPLSIEAGGDHPSIGFQFEIHVEEIHMSPECYVVYISPLFKKLCSMWDTFQSIYVYSGNGSWKLDICRRDDYYRSTIEDGWQQLRDGLALEVGDICIFECPVDSLDRFNVRVVKKQ, from the exons ATGGAATCTTGTGGACTTCAGGCTCAAAAATTTTCTCACAAGCTCACCCACATGGACACTTTGTCCGACGAAATG ATGATTCCTCGTTCTTTCTGTTCTAAATATGCTCATGACCTACATGAGGATATGGAATTGAAGCTTCGAAATGGTTATGTTCTTCCAGTTAAATTTGACCACAGTAGAGGTGTTTTTAAGGGTCTTCTATGTTTTTTTAAGCATTTTAAGCTGAATGGTGGTGAATTGCTAGTGTTCGAGTACTTTGGCAGATATAACATCAATGTCTACATTCTGGGTAGTAACTTATCTGAAATCAAATACCCGGATTTTAAGTTTAATATGCCAGAATCTCCACCTCGATTAg TCACTCTTGGCGATGGAGGGTGGAGGTTTGTTTGGTTTAATTCTGGCAGACAAACAACTATAAATGAAATT CAACCTCCAGAGGCATTCTTGGACCGTTGTGAATTTTCTTTCCGTGAACCTATGAAATATGTTATTAGCAATGGGAAGAAGTTTGGTTGTTCGTATTGTCCTTCATCTAGGAAGTTCATAGGATTGGATTGTGTTTGTGAAATGTTAAAAAATACTGGAACCAAGGAAATTCATATGTTGCTGTTTAAGTATGATGTTGATTCTGTTATAACAATCTCGGCTTTTGACAAAGAACTTTGTGAGATTGTTTATCCTGGAACTCCACTTTCTATTG AAGCCGGTGGGGATCATCCATCAATAGGTTTCCAGTTTGAAATTCATGTTGAAGAAATACACATGTCTCCCGAATGTTACGTTGTT TATATTTCTCCTCTATTTAAGAAGCTCTGCAGCATGTGGGACACCTTTCAATCTATATATGTGTATTCTGGAAATGGTTCTTGGAAGCTAGATATTTGCCGGAGGGATGACTATTATCGTTCTACAATAGAAGATGGATGGCAGCAGCTTAGAGATGGTTTGGCCTTGGAAGTAGGGGACATTTGTATTTTTGAATGTCCAGTTGATTCTCTTGATCGTTTTAATGTTCGAGTGGTGAAGAAGCAGTAA
- the LOC108207476 gene encoding uncharacterized protein LOC108207476 isoform X1, translated as MSSRGNSAQSAHVNVHVSNISQKRPRENDDDTEFIILVLGFIQVVVAACYGKNYRPKELTWNAHDRSQIRATWMNTLKIDRICREQLRLDIRRFEKLCYILETKGGLVTTKHVTVKEIVALFLHTLAHDLKNRTIQAVFARSGETVSRQFHIVLGSVLKLGKDYIRKVDHATSYVHDNQWKWFEGAVGALDGTHIKMTVPVEDRPRYRDRKGDISTNVLATCDPDLCFTYVLPGWEGSASDPRVLRDALRRSNGLKVPRKKYFLVDLGFTNSEGFMSPYKGTRYHLNLWRGNTPTNHKELFNLRHSSARNTIERAFGLLKKRWAILRDASFYPKKIQVRIINACFILHNFLREEKMEERVFMQEVERDLDRMEAIDVEDDEDDYISTARSTNEWNEFRDDLAKKMFEEYVGRTRAT; from the exons ATGAG TTCAAGGGGTAATTCAGCTCAGTCGGCTCATGT AAATGTTCATGTGTCAAACATTTCGCAAAAGCGTCCGAGGGAGAATGATGATGATACggaatttataatattagttttagGTTTTATTCAAGTAGTAGTGGCAGCTTGTTATGGTAAGAATTATAGGCCGAAAGAGTTAACGTGGAATGCACATGACCGTTCTCAAATTAGAGCTACTTGGATGAATACACTAAAGATCGATAGGATATGTCGTGAACAATTGCGCCTTGATATACGACGATTTGAGAAGTTGTGTTATATTTTGGAAACTAAAGGTGGATTAGTAACTACAAAACATGTCACTGTGAAAGAAATTGTGGCATTGTTTCTTCATACTCTTGCACATGATTTGAAAAATAGAACTATACAAGCTGTGTTTGCACGTTCTGGAGAGACAGTGAGTCGACAGTTTCATATAGTACTTGGATCAGTACTCAAGCTGGGGAAGGATTACATAAGAAAAGTAGACCATGCCACTAGTTATGTCCATGATAACCAATGGAAATGGTTTGAG GGTGCTGTTGGAGCTCTTGATGGGACACACATCAAAATGACTGTCCCTGTTGAGGATCGGCCTCGCTATCGAGATAGAAAAGGGGATATTAGCACTAATGTTCTAGCCACGTGTGATCCGGATTTGTGCTTCACATATGTTTTGCCTGGTTGGGAAGGATCGGCATCGGATCCTCGTGTTCTTCGCGATGCCCTCCGTAGATCAAATGGCTTGAAAGTTCCTAGAA AAAAATATTTTCTCGTGGATTTGGGCTTTACTAATAGTGAAGGATTCATGTCTCCTTACAAGGGAACTCGATATCATTTGAATTTGTGGAGAGGAAACACTCCCACTAATCACAAAGAACTTTTCAACTTGAGACACTCGTCCGCTCGCAATACCATTGAGAGGGCTTTTGGATTGTTGAAGAAGCGTTGGGCTATATTGAGAGATGCTAgcttttatccaaaaaaaattcaagttaGAATCATTAATGCATGTTTTATTCTTCATAACTTTTTGAGGGAGGAAAAAATGGAGGAAAGAGTTTTTATGCAAGAAGTAGAAAGAGACTTGGATAGGATGGAAGCAATTGATGtggaagatgatgaagatgattacATATCTACTGCTAGATCAACAAATGAATGGAACGAATTTAGAGATGATCTTGCAAAGAAAATGTTTGAAGAATATGTTGGACGGACTAGAGCTACATAA
- the LOC108207476 gene encoding uncharacterized protein LOC108207476 isoform X2: protein MSSRGNSAQSAHVYRRQEKQPMAPRTDQPTVPVQKRGYLAWTPDMDNILTSTLYDQINEGNKGDGNFKTQAYQAVVDKLRLEGILVTVDHVKHRTKIWKKHYGVITDIKNFTKFKWDEEKKMLVIPVEDLAEWKSYCEGVPDASAYKNKRIPNWDDICTLFASDRAIGDGAEQFEESAAAMELENEFSTAETGSGESNKRQKRDRLADAVTSFAESFKEYVSKAKEPPRPTCKEIYEVVSEVYGITDDQAMRAVKRFVNGKVDEFEMLKSLPDNEKKRSWILLLITE, encoded by the exons ATGAG TTCAAGGGGTAATTCAGCTCAGTCGGCTCATGT GTACCGCAGACAAGAAAAACAACCTATGGCTCCACGAACTGATCAACCAACTGTACCAGTTCAGAAAAGGGGATATTTAGCATGGACCCCGGACATGGATAACATATTAACTTCAACGTTGTATGATCAGATTAACGAAGGAAATAAAGGCGATGGAAATTTTAAGACTCAAGCTTATCAGGCTGTGGTTGATAAGCTGCGGCTTGAGGGTATATTAGTTACTGTGGATCATGTGAAACACCGAACTAAGATTTGGAAGAAGCATTATGGTGTGATTACTGACATTAAGAATTTTACCAAATTCAAGTGGGACGAAgaaaagaagatgttggtgaTACCGGTAGAAGATCTTGCAGAATGGAAGTCTTATTGTGAG GGAGTTCCAGATGCTTCTGCATACAAGAACAAGCGTATTCCAAATTGGGATGACATATGTACTCTATTTGCTTCCGATAGAGCCATTGGTGATGGTGCAGAGCAGTTTGAGGAGTCAGCAGCTGCCATGGAACTTGAAAATGAATTTAGCACTGCTGAGACGGGTTCTGGTGAATCAAATAAAAGGCAGAAAAGAGATCGCCTTGCTGATGCTGTCACTAGTTTCGCAGAATCGTTCAAGGAATATGTGAGCAAAGCAAAAGAGCCTCCAAGACCCACTTGCAAAGAAATATACGAGGTTGTATCTGAAGTTTATGGTATTACGGATGATCAAGCTATGAGGGCTGTCAAGAGATTCGTGAATGGCAAAGTTGACGAGTTTGAGATGCTTAAAAGTTTGCCTGATAATGAGAAAAAGCGCAGTTGGATATTGTTGCTTATTACTGAGTAG
- the LOC108205605 gene encoding probable serine/threonine-protein kinase PBL9, giving the protein MGVCFSSRIKAESPYHTGVNSRRVSSDGNGINSSSTKFSSSVPPTPRSEDEILQSSNLKSFSFADLKTSTRNFRPDSVLGEGGFGAVFKGWIDEQSLLAAKPGTGLVIAVKRLNQESFQGHKEWLAEVNYLGQLHHPHLVKLIGYCLEDEHRLLVYEFMPRGSLENHLFRRGSYFQPLSWNLRMKVALGAAKGLAFLHSAKTKVIYRDFKTANILLDSDYNAKLSDFGLAKDGPIGDESHVSTRVMGTYGYAAPEYLATGHLTARSDVYSFGVVLLEMISGRRAIDKNRPSGEHNLVEWAKPYLVNKRKVFRIVDNRLQGQYTLDVAHKAANIALRCISTDPKFRPHMDEVVKELEQLQNSKTTGNTQRNPNSQQRYRRRSTGDATDAKAVPYPRPSASPL; this is encoded by the exons ATGGGTGTTTGCTTCAGTTCTCGAATCAAAGCTGAGAGCCCTTATCACACAG GGGTGAATTCAAGAAGAGTTAGCTCTGATGGAAATGGAATAAACAGTTCAAGCACCAAGTTCTCATCATCAGTGCCACCAACACCGAGGAGTGAGGATGAAATTTTACAGTCTTCTAATTTAAAGAGCTTCAGTTTCGCAGATCTTAAAACTTCCACCAGGAACTTTCGGCCTGATAGTGTGCTTGGAGAAGGAGGCTTTGGTGCAGTTTTTAAGGGCTGGATTGATGAGCAATCGCTTTTGGCTGCAAAACCTGGGACTGGCTTGGTTATTGCTGTAAAGAGGCTTAATCAAGAAAGTTTTCAGGGGCACAAGGAGTGGCTG GCAGAAGTGAATTATTTGGGACAGCTTCATCATCCTCACCTAGTGAAATTGATTGGATATTGCTTGGAGGATGAACACCGTCTTTTGGTGTATGAGTTCATGCCCCGAGGCAGCTTAGAAAATCATTTGTTCAGGA GAGGCTCATACTTCCAACCTCTATCTTGGAATCTTCGTATGAAGGTTGCTCTTGGTGCTGCAAAGGGGCTTGCTTTTCTTCACAGTGCAAAAACAAAAGTAATATATCGGGACTTCAAAACTGCTAATATATTACTTGATTCG GACTACAATGCAAAACTTTCTGACTTTGGATTGGCCAAGGATGGCCCAATAGGTGACGAAAGCCATGTCTCTACCAGGGTGATGGGAACTTATGGATATGCAGCCCCTGAATATTTGGCCACTG GTCATTTGACTGCTAGAAGCGATGTATATAGTTTTGGTGTGGTACTGCTTGAGATGATATCTGGCCGACGGGCTATTGACAAGAATAGGCCATCAGGAGAGCACAATCTAGTGGAGTGGGCTAAGCCTTACCTTGTCAACAAACGTAAAGTTTTCCGCATTGTTGACAATCGTCTCCAGGGTCAATACACCTTAGATGTAGCCCACAAGGCGGCCAACATCGCCCTAAGATGCATATCAACAGACCCAAAGTTCAGGCCGCATATGGATGAGGTGGTAAAAGAGTTGGAGCAGCTTCAGAATTCAAAGACAACCGGAAACACTCAAAGAAATCCAAATAGCCAGCAGAGGTATCGTAGACGAAGTACTGGTGATGCTACAGATGCAAAAGCCGTCCCTTATCCCAGGCCATCAGCTTCTCCCCTCTAG